The Ignavibacteriales bacterium DNA window GTGATAGCAGCAATAGAATCTATCTTTAAAAATCTGTATTTATTATTAAGCATAAGGAAAATTACATCTTCGTAATCCAGTTGACGAAATGACTCGGATTCTTTTAATGCTCTATTAGTAAGTTTATCAATAGTTTGATATATTCTTTCAGCACTGACCGGTTTTAACAAATAATCTTGTGCATTAACCTCAAAAGCTCTGATTGCATATTTATCGTAGGCAGTTACAAAAACAAAATCTAGTTCAAAATCTATTTTATTTATCAGATCAAATCCCGATTCTCCGCGTAATTGAATGTCTAAAAAAACTAAATTTGGGTGTAATTTATTTATGAGCATTACTGCTGAGTCAACGGTGTTTGCTTCTCCTACAATCTCAATCTCTCCAAACGTGCTTAGGACATTCTTAAGATCAAGTAGTGCAAGTTTTTCATCATCTACTATAATCGCTTTATATTTTGGTATCATATAATTAATGATTTAGTTCTTTTTT harbors:
- a CDS encoding LytTR family DNA-binding domain-containing protein; amino-acid sequence: MIPKYKAIIVDDEKLALLDLKNVLSTFGEIEIVGEANTVDSAVMLINKLHPNLVFLDIQLRGESGFDLINKIDFELDFVFVTAYDKYAIRAFEVNAQDYLLKPVSAERIYQTIDKLTNRALKESESFRQLDYEDVIFLMLNNKYRFLKIDSIAAITSDADYTFVHIIDKTHSITRKTMREWESRLPENHFCRIHRETIVNLGCISKIDDSFSNSYKVFLKGFEKPFLMSRRYAAKIKEKFV